The following are encoded in a window of Pyrenophora tritici-repentis strain M4 chromosome 6, whole genome shotgun sequence genomic DNA:
- a CDS encoding ProP, Permease major facilitator superfamily → MGLSGKTLQTAQLLLVVLPAFVLFGYNQSGVGGLLSLRDWNDHFPAINTIDFKGAVKANHSTKQGAVVATFTIGALFGALSCSWIGDILGRRKLIFGAAFLTLVGEILQCTSFQLVQFIIGRFVLGWGVGALSATVPVWQSECSSSANRGKHVVLDGCFISLGYLLEAWINLGFFEQKNLPLQWRIPLAIPTVISLVPMICVFLIPESPRWLVNKGRVEEARASLSSFKGLDIADPEVSAEISGIEFALEETGRSAAKMSDIFTMGKDKLFYRFSLCIFLQFLQQMCGSNLISTYSTIIFQQGLGLNSETSRILSGGALTWKFLSCFVAFFTIDRFGRRKLFMFSGAGMASCMLALAIASSFPKSNSSAQIASALFVFLFNFFIPIGFLGANFLYCTEVAPTRLRVPMSGISTANHWLWNFVVNMVTPVAIDTIGWQYYLVFLCISALILPVVFLFYPETMGRSLEELEVMFTEGKSITAIVRMSRQPFTSEGFTTHMIEKHSKEVDEEEYLR, encoded by the exons ATGGGACTCTCTGGCAAGACTCTGCAGACAGCCCAGCTTTTGCTGGTTGTGCTGCCAGCCTTTGTGTTGTTTGGATACAACCAATCCGGTGTCGGCGGTCTCCTCTCTCTACGGGACTGGAACGATCACTTCCCAGCCATCAACACAATCGATTTCAAGGGAGCCGTCAAGGCAAACCACTCCACCAAACAGGGCGCTGTCGTTGCTACCTTTACCATCGGTGCCCTCTTCGGTGCTCTGTCCTGTTCCTGGATCGGCGATATTCTCGGCCGCCGCAAACTCATCTTCGGCGCTGCTTTCCTAACCCTCGTTGGCGAGATTCTGCAATGCACCAGCTTCCAGCTTGTTCAATTCATCATCGGCCGCTTTGTTCTGGGGTGGGGAGTTGGTGCTCTGAGCGCTACCGTTCCCGTCTGGCAGTCCGAGTGCTCGTCGTCTGCCAACCGTGGTAAGCACGTCGTCCTGGACGGCTGCTTCATCTCTCTGGGCTACCTCCTTGAGGCCTGGATCAATCTCGGATTCTTCGAGCAAAAGAACCTCCCCCTACAATGGCGCATTCCCCTCGCCATCCCGACTGTCATCTCCCTCGTCCCCATGATCTGTGTCTTCTTGATTCCAGAGTCACCTCGATGGCTAGTCAACAAGGGGCGTGTTGAGGAGGCCCGCGCCAGTCTGTCAAGCTTCAAGGGCCTAGACATTGCCGACCCAGAGGTCAGTGCCGAGATCTCCGGTATCGAGTTTGCGCTCGAGGAGACAGGTCGCAGCGCAGCAAAGATGAGCGACATCTTCACCATGGGCAAGGACAAGCTGTTCTATCGATTTTCACTGTGTATCTTCCTCCAGTTCTTGCAGCAAATGTGTGGAAGCAACCTCATTTCTACATACTCGACT ATCATCTTCCAGCAAGGCCTTGGCCTCAACTCTGAGACTTCCCGCATTCTTTCTGGTGGCGCTCTGACTTGGAAGTTCCTCTCCTGCTTTGTCGCCTTCTTCACCATTGACCGGTTCGGACGCCGAAAGCTCTTCATGTTCAGCGGTGCCGGTATGGCATCTTGCATGCTGGCTCTCGCTATAGCGTCCAGCTTTCCCAAGTCGAACAGCTCAGCACAGATTGCATCAGCACTATTCGTCTTCTTGTTCAACTTCTTCATCCCAATCGGCTTCCTTGGTGCCAATTTCCTATACTGCACAGAAGTTGCACCAACGCGCCTTCGTGTCCCCATGTCGGGAATCTCCACCGCT AACCACTGGCTTTGGAACTTTGTTGTAAACATGGTCACCCCTGTCGCGATCGACACAATTGGTTGGCAATACTACCTCGTCTTCCTCTGCATCTCGGCTCTCATCTTGCCTGTTGTCTTCCTGTTCTACCCTGAGACCATGGGTCGCAGTCTGGAGGAGCTCGAGGTCATGTTCACCGAGGGCAAGTCTATCACCGCCATCGTTCGCATGTCGCGTCAACCTTTCACCAGCGAAGGTTTCACTACACACATGATTGAAAAGCACAGCAAAGAAGTGGATGAGGAGGAATACTTACGATGA